TGCATGGCAAATGTGCTCCGAACATCGCAAAAATGCAACAACGAAAAGTGGAAAAAATCAACTTCAAGAAATCATCACTTCTCTTTCTGGCTAGCAAACGCACGGATTCTGGCCAGCTTTGAACCGGCCAGATTCTCCTTTGAATTGCATACAGAAAATACACGCGACTCtttcttttggtttaaaaatttCATTCAGACATTGTACCAAACATCTAACGGTCATTAAAACATTCCGCCAATCTTTGTCTAATTGAGAGTATAACCGGCCCCAAGATCATCAGCAAAACCAATCAAATCCCAGTCCAATTAGCATATAAGCATATGTATTCAGAAATTTAAGCTATTTAACAGGGAAATTGCACTAAATAATGCCACGGCAAACTCATTTCAGAGGCTTGAGAAGAACTGAAATTCGAAGAGAAAACTTACAGGGGCTCTTGCTTGGGAGATTCTGCGGGCAATAACGGTGGAATCGGTGAGGTAGTGATGGTTTGGTGAGTTGGAAGTCTCCGCTGCTGTCGCCGCTCAAGTCATCCATGGAAGAGGAGCAGGTGGAGAAGAAATTGATGAAAGGCTCTGGCCATGAAACTGGCGCTTGAAGCCGTTTTGTTGAGCTCAAGCAGTTTCACTGGAGTCGTTGTGCCCTCTTTCccctcttctcttttcttttcttcccgtTTTCAAACCGTCGCCGCCTGGTTCCTCCGCCGTGagccttttctcttcttcttcctttttctgttaccttttatttcttttggctCCCCGTCTATCTTACTCTGGCCGAATATCTCCTCCGTGGTTTCTTATTGGCCAAAGACCTCCGCCGATGTCCCCCTCTGTTTTTCTCTTGCTCTGTTTAGCTCCTATCCCCAAACCCAGATGCTGCTCTCTCCTcctttttctctgtttttctttttttttcttccccctGTCCCCCAACTTCCGAAGCCCTCTCttgtgttttcttcttttttttttccgtcccCTTTTCTCTGCCGACCAAGCTTCCCCCCGGTCTCTGTTTTCTTgctctctatttttctttctGCTCAACCCCCAAAATTTCTCCCCCgtcgtttttttttctttcttttttttttttttttgcctgctATCAGTTTTTGTCGAtgcctttctctctctctttaccctcagtttccttttttctctgcTTTTTTCTCTGATTCCAGCCGAAGCTCTCCCTTTACTCTGTTCCAGCTCAAAACTCTTCGTCCCCAGATGAAGTTTTTTTTCCAATTGCCTTGTCCGCCGCCCCTATTctcgttttttctttttctttttttgccgcCTGAAGCCTCTCCTATGTTTTTCATTCTTTCTGTTGCCTCtgtcttttttccttctttctttgcttttttttttcaaaaattccttAAAACTTACCAAGTGTCCCTCACCCCTTGCCACCTTGGTGATGTGTTGTAAAAAAACaagaagggacacttgtcccacatGCAAATTTCCACTTGTCAttttcacctttttctttttccttttctctttttcttttgtttttcctgaaATTTAATGTAAAGccaaaaataaactagaacaaaaataaaataaataacaataataaaaataaataataaaataataaaataataataaatgaaaaccctaaaattgaaataaataaaactaagattaaattaattaaacaaataaagttaaaaaatcaaaaatttggtgtctacagttgaAATACAACTAATTTGTGACAGAGGCAGTAACTCttagtttttttcctttttatctcAAAATGAAACTATAAGTTCAATGTTAatatgttttttctttttttttttcatttcaaaacaaACCTAAAAGATCACTCTTAAATTTTACTCTTTTATCATCCCAAAACAAAACTTTATGGTCACTCTtaactttttctcttttatcatctcaaaacaaaactttgtgatcactcttaatttttttctccttttcatcTCAAAACAAAACTTTGGGTAAGttttcaattaattttctttcctaATTTGAGTGGCGTGGTTTTGGTCATCATTGGTGCATTACATCATAAAtataatttgataatttcataCAATTTGCCCTTGAATTAGTTATTCATACCACAAACCACCACATATACACTCGTATGTATTCATTCCAAATGTGTTAGTTTTACAATTCTTAGGATATAATTCCTAGGTATGTTTTGATCCACAATATTATTAAAAGTCTTTCAACATACTAGATGCAGTCCAGTTAAAGAAACACTTAAGaactaatttaaataaaagttAAACTATACAAGAGTATTTTGTTTAATAGGTTTGGCCAACGAGTGTCCTAGAGCACGTGCTATTAGTTAATAGAGTGTCAGCTGTTAATATGTTAGCAAAAGTGTAATTAGTTCGGAAGAGTGATGTGTGTATTCATACTGTAAATTAGGTGCGATTTTAGTGTTTTCATGAGTTTCAGCACTCGGTAATCCTTGAGAGTGGAACTCCCTTTAAATTAtcgaaaggaaaaggaaaaggaaaaaacaaagcagggaaagaaacaaaaaagtctTCAACGTGTTTAAGCACCGCAGAAAAGTCTTCTAAGAAAATTTGCACAACAATTGCGGTGAACTTGACGCTCAAATGTGAAATCAAATCAAGGCTGGAAAGAACACATTACAAGTCTTCCCTGGCCCCCTAAGACGCAGATTGGAAAGACCTTGACTTAGACTTTAAAAGCAGAGCTTTAAAATTCATGCTACCTCAGAGTACTTATCAGGAGGCCTAAATTTCATATATCTAACATCGATGGAGGTTGCATGCAGCAAAGTTGTTCTTCTCCTGATATCGGCTACTGCACAAGCAGCAGGAGCAGCGAGAGAGCCTGCTCTTGGTTACACCGAATACAGCGTAATAGGTCTTAGCATATTTTTTGTGGTTTACTCACTAATCGGTGGATTACTATGTTTAATCCTCTGCAAAACTAAGGTCAAGAAAGTAGAATCTGAGCCCATAGACAACAAACATGGAGACGTTTTCAGAATGTTGAACTATGATGGACATATGGCTTATGAAGACATAATAAAAGCAACAAGAGGTTTTGATGTCAGTTATTGCATTGGGAGAGGGAATTATGGCAGTGTGTACAAAGTGCAATTGCCAAGTGGGAAAGTAGTGGCTGTGAAAAAGCTTCACCATTTGGAAGGCAAGAATCCAAATTATGATAAGAGCTTTAGGAATGAAGCCCGCATGCTATCCAGAATCCGGCATCGAAACATTGTAAAGCTCTTTGGATTCTGCCTGCACCAGAGATCCATGTTTTTGATTTATGAGTATATGGACAAAGGAAGCTTGTTTTGTATCTTGAGAGATGAAATTCAAGCTGTGGAGCTAGATTGGATTAAGAGATTGAACTTGATAAATGGCATTGCCAATGCATTGTCCTACTTGCATCATGATTGTGATCCACCAATCATTCACAGGGATGTATCAAGCAACAACATTCTTTTGAATTCACAGCTTAAAGCAACTCTATCTGACTTTGGAACTGCAAAGATTTTGAAACCTGATTCCTCAAATCAAACAGTAATTGCAGGCACCTATGGTTACATTGCACCGGGTATTTACCTTCTTATTCCTAGaacactttctttttttttcgccTTGTTTCTGTTATTTTATCTCTGCACGTATCAGGTTTAACTTCTACTAGaaagaaaaaagcaaaaaagaccTGTAACTACATATTATTGTTTTGTTGAGCAGCAAGGTGTAGTACATGAAGAGTTGATTTTTGGTGGGTAACTAGACCGACCTAAATCAGTCCTCTCTTGAGTGAGGTGAGATGAATTCACTTGTCCGAAGTGgatggcggggcttctcccctgggatcactccgacgatcaagttagtacGAGAACGAGAAAAGCAATAGTATTTGTGAATGAACAGTAtgcttacttgttgggagtatgtgtggggtatttatagagtgAGAGTGAGAGATAGGACAGAGGGCTTATGCTGGCGGGACCCACGTCCTGACATTACGGCTCTGCTCCCTGTCAGGAGgtctgactctgacactgtagccgcctGTGCAGGGTGACAGGGGACCTTGCGTAGTTGCCATTAAGAATACCaggtgcttttcagataaagcactggTCTCGGATGATGTCAGGCGGGCTGACATCATCGGCGTGCAGCCGAGGTGGAAACCTGTGGTGCAGAGGCCATCTAAACAGTTGGCCAGGGGCCTGCCCAAGGTCAGGGATCATGCTCAAGACAACACTTCACTCGCGTGAGGGACGAAATGAGATCACCTCGGCCTTACAGGGACTgccgaggtgagcatcctcaGTACACGATGTATGGCTTAAATTTTCGAATATTGAAAGGATTGCAATTGGATTACTAGCTAGGATTGGCAGCCTAGGATTGTCCAGCTGAGAATAACTTTATTTTATCCGCTACTTGTAATTGCAGAGCTAGCCTATACCGTGGCGGTCACTGAAAAGTCCGATGTGTATAGCTTTGGCGTTGTGGTGCTGGAAACGCTGTTTGGAGAGCATCCACAAGAATTCCTTTCTTGCGTATCATCACAACCCAATGAACCAATAATGATGAAGGATCTTCTTGATGCCCGTCTGCCCCCTCCGACTAACCCTTTGGTCGTTCGAAATGTGGTTGTCGCGACAGCGTTGGCCCTGGATTGCGTCAACGCAAACCCAAAATTTCGACCAACAATGCAGCAAGTGGTGAACCGATTTGAAGTGGGCAGGCGAGAATCAACTAGGCCTTTGCACACCATTGCTGTGAATCAGTTTATAAAAGTAGAAACATGACCAAGCACTGAGATTATTGCATATACCATATAGTGTactaataaaaatagaaaaaaagaaagtgtGCTAATTAATGAAAAGCAACTCTTATATGCCGATTAAAAGCCTAGGAAATTTTGTCATCAATATTTAAGCCAAAGGAGATTCTACTTGTTGGGCTTTATTTCCAGAATTATACTTGATTCTTCAAAACTTTATAAAGCGATCCGATCATACCGTCTACTCATCTAATTAACTGAGTACATGGGGAGATATAAAGTGAAATACTTTGTTTCACCGTGTGAAGGGCAtcataataatttttttctttttacccaAATAAGTATTATTTGTGCTAATACTCCTAATGCTTATAGATGTGATTAACGAATCAACTGCTCTACTTGCAGGCTACTTGGCAAGTTTAAAATAGTACCATTATTCTTTTGGGATCAAAATTGTATAAATTTCGTCAAAAGTAAAAATAACTACTTCTTGAACGAACTGGGCATAATCAACTGGAAAGGAAGGCAAGGACCCATAAAGACATATCATGCTGCACCGTTGAAGTTGTCAATTGGGTCTATTCGTGGGCATGACAAATACTTACATGGACCACAGTCCACGAAACCCAACAAGCATCGTCCAATTTTAATCTCCACGTTTCTACCGGAACAACTTTGACATCCGACAGGAAACTCAATAATGTCATGTTTTTGGAGAATAGAAACATTGGAAAGGAAAGATGGAACCGTCATCCAAGttgaatgaaaagaaaaattggaaagcaTTATCCAAGACAATTTTGGAATCTCACAGACTTGTCCATAGACTTTCAAAAGATTAAAGCATCATGCATGAAGGAACTCATGGGAATTATTTTTGAATCTGGTGATAAAATAGAAATATAGAGTTTTGTAATGACACTTTGGATGATCTGGCATGCAAGGAACAAGCTCATATTTGAGGGAATTTGCATGAAGACAGAGGTGATAGTGGACTGGGTGAGGGCATATCTATGGGAATTAAATCAAAGGAATAGAAACATGACCAAGCACTTAAATTATTATTCTCTCTGTCCGaaagaaaattgacaaaaagggagaaaaagtttAATTTAAGTACGTAAATTGTTTTGAGTTGTTATGAATAGAAAATTGATAACATTGAAAACTTTAAATTTTTGATCACATTTAATAGTGGTgaaaaagttttttttctttttttggacgATCAATAGCGATTCCTCACtcaccttcattttttttttgtcaaaatgataacatttgtattgATTTAAACTTGATAATACAAGAGCACTTTACAAAAGGAGCTCATTGCCCTCATAATCTATTCTTGCTAGATCTTTAATCCTGCCAGGGAAACATGATTCCCAATATACATCATTAACTAGCTTCAAGGCAAACTTTGCTAGCCTATGACACACTTCATTCCCTTCCCTATGTATAAAAGAGAAGTTGCATTGCTCAAAAAACTCCCTCAGCTTTTGTATGTCCTCCAGTATCACAGCACAGTTGCTGTTGTTGCATGAGACGGTTAAGATACAGTCTATCACATTCTTGCAATCTGATTGTACTTCGATTCTTCTCCAGCCTGCTGCCTTTCCAAATTGCATTGCAGCTCTAATTGCTGCAGCCTCCTCAATTTCTGGTTCCCCCAACTTCTCCTCCATTATGGCCCAAGCTTTCAGCACCTCTCCTTTCCAGTTTCTAGCCACTATTCCTTTACCAGTTCTGATTGACTGTGTTGAGATTGCAGCATCAGTGTTTATCTTGTACACACCTTCCATTGGAGGCTTCCATCGTCTATCATACTGATGTGGAGTTGCTTCAACAATGCCAGCTCTACTTTCTAGTTCCACAGCTTCCTTGAACTCCATCCACTCTTGTTGAGCTTTCCTTACCACTGAAATTTCCTCCCCTTTTGCGTTGTTGAAGACAATCTGGTTCCTTGCCTTCCATATTTGCCAGAGGAGATTAATTGTTAATTCTATATGCTCCTTGCCATTGACTCTTTGAGTTGCTTCTAAGAGTCCTTCCCACCATCTCCAAAAGCAAGCCTGCAGATCTATTAATCCATCCCAGTTGATTGGACTGAGTTTCCAGATCATCTTTGCATATTCACAATCAAAGAACAGATGCTCTATAGTTTCAATTCCATCCCCACAGCTTTTGCATATGTTGTTCCCCATCCTGTTCTGCCGTGCACCAAGTCATTGACTGGAAGACAGTTGTGTAGACATTTCCACATAAAATGCTTCAGTTTGTGTTTGACATTTGTTCCCCACAACTTCTTTCACATACTTTCCTTCCTATTATGGCTACTTGTCTTCTCCTTGAGCTGCATTGTTTTAGTTGCCTGTGCCTCCATTTCCTTTGCTAAAGTATACCCTGACCTCACTGTATATTCCCCATTCTTTGAGTGATGCCAGATGATCCTGTCTCTCCTTTGGTACATACTGAGTGGTATCCTTACAATCATTTGGGCCGTCTCTCTGctgaaaacttgatttattagcTCCTTATCTCATTGTCCATGTTTAATCAGGTCTTTGACATATTGGATGCTTCCCAATGCTGGTCTATCATGTTCCATTCTACCATCTCTTGAACCAGGTATCCATCTGTCTTGCCACACCTTGATGGTACTTCCATCCCCAACTTGTTTTCTTATTCCATTTATCAAAAGGAATCTGGCGCTCAGAAGACTCTTCCATAGGTATGATGCTGAAGTAGGGGCATGCTTCATCCAGTCAGATTCTCTTTTCATATATTTAGCTCTCATAACTCTACTAACAAGCCTGTTAGGCATAACAATGATTCTCCAGAGTTGTTTTGCTAGCAAAGCTGTGTTGAACATTTCCAGATCTCGAAAGCCTAGACCTCCCTTTCCTTTCACCTCAGTAAGTGCCTTCCAATTGGTCCAGTGTATTTTCCTTTGATGCTCGTTTGCCCCCCACCAGAACCGTGCCATTTGTTTACTAATGTCTCTACACATTCCTTTTGGGATTCTAAAGCACGACATTGTGTAATTTAGGAGTGCCATTATCACTGATTTCAGCAATACTTCCTTTCTAGCAAGACTCAATAGATTTCTTTTCCAGCTTTGTATTCTCTGTGTTACACTTGCTTTTACTTCCCCAAACACCTGATTCTTTGTCCTCCCTATCACCATAGGAAGACCAAGATACTTCCCACTAAATGCTTCTCTTAGATTTCCAAGTATACTGCATACTTCCTGTCTGGTATCCAAATCAGTGTTCCTACTGTAGTAGATAGCAGACTTGTCCAAGTTGATTAGCTGTCCAGACGCTCTTGCATATTTGTCCAGCAGCTCTTGAATCTTCCAAGCTTCCTGGTTTGTGGCCTTGCAACAGAGCAAGGCATCATCTGCAAAAAAGAGATGTGTAATGGGGGGGCACTTTCTTCCCACTTGGATTCCTGTCCACATTTTACTAGTTGCAACTTTGTTTTTCAAGTTTGAGAGTGCCTCCGcaacaaataaaaaaaggtAGGGGGATAATGGGTCTCCCTATCTTATGCCCCGCTTAGGTTGGACATATCCTACTTTTTCTCCATTACGATTAAAAGAATAGTAGACGGTAGAGAGGCAATTCATAATCCATCTAACCCAAATGGGGCAGAATCCCATTTTTAGCATTATTCTTCCCAAAAATTGCCATTCCACTCTGTCATAAGCTTTACACATGTCAAGCTTGATAGCCATAAAGCCTATTCTACCTGTTCTTTTATGTTTTAGGAAATGCATAACCTCGTGAGCTAGGAAAACATTATCTAGGATTTGTCTGCTTGGCACAAAGACAGATTGAGTTTCAGTAATGCACTTAGACAGGATTTTTTCAGCCTATTTGCCAGgattttggaaacaattttAAAGAGGACAATGCAAAGACTGATTGGCCTGTagtgattaatattagtgggaGCAGACACGTTTGGGATTAGAGTAATCAGGGTTTCATTGACTGCCTTCAGCATATACCCACTATGAAAAGAACTCTTAATAGCATTTACTACATCCAAATTTATGATATGCCAATATTTCTGGAAAAAAAGAGGTGACATACCATCAGGACCTGGCGGTTTATTTGGATGCATAGAAAATACAGCAGCTTTGACTTCCTTTTCCTCCACAGGTTTGATCAAATTTTCATTCATCTGCTGAGAAATTGTATGGGGGACACCATCGAGAACCTCATCAATGTTAGCCGGTTGTGATGTGTTGAAGATGTTGCTGTAATGATTACCAATCTCATCCACCAGTTCTTCCTTTGTTTCACACCAGCTTCCATTCTCTTTTTGCAAGCCTGAAATCCTATTCTGTCTCCTTCTTATTCCCACAGAGGCGTGAAAAAAGGCAGTGTTTTTATCTCCATGCTTTAGCCATTTGTTTCTTGCCTTTTGAGCCCAGTAGATTTCCTCATCCCTATATGCCTTGCCCAACTTGCATTTCAGTTCATCTAGAGTGTCCCTCCTTTGACCAGCTTCCATCTGCTTGGCTTCCTTGATTTGTTTTTTCAACCTCTGTATTACCTCTCCTGAGTTGTTCCTTTTCTTCCTATTCCATTCCATCAATGCCAATCTGCATGCTTTGATTTTTCTTGTCACTTTAAAAAACCTGGATCCTTGTTGTTGTTCCTTCCAAACATTCGAAATCACAGTATTAGTTTCCTCCTCAAAGGTCCACCTCTGGTCAAAGTAAAATCTC
The Coffea arabica cultivar ET-39 chromosome 6c, Coffea Arabica ET-39 HiFi, whole genome shotgun sequence genome window above contains:
- the LOC140008648 gene encoding uncharacterized protein encodes the protein MGNNICKSCGDGIETIEHLFFDCEYAKMIWKLSPINWDGLIDLQACFWRWWEGLLEATQRVNGKEHIELTINLLWQIWKARNQIVFNNAKGEEISVVRKAQQEWMEFKEAVELESRAGIVEATPHQYDRRWKPPMEGVYKINTDAAISTQSIRTGKGIVARNWKGEVLKAWAIMEEKLGEPEIEEAAAIRAAMQFGKAAGWRRIEVQSDCKNVIDCILTVSCNNSNCAVILEDIQKLREFFEQCNFSFIHREGNEVCHRLAKFALKLVNDVYWESCFPGRIKDLARIDYEGNELLL